Proteins encoded together in one Pseudanabaena sp. BC1403 window:
- a CDS encoding CHASE2 domain-containing protein: MKANIKNKFKALSSPKFIGYALIGAIAALSAIATGLELNEVQSLERQTQSAFFNWRGPIAPPKDIVILAIDDLSLRQGEFYDPKTRPFLEPFRTTTWKRVVYAQALEKLVKAGAKVVSFDILFVTPGDHGAADDGKFQAAIAKYGERAVFAASYEFTQIGEANIMQLASPEGIFQLKPNTLGLINFRPEVTDGIHRLGVQPPADSGLPIVPTFAASSLNVAKISYPKPKGDGIYFFGGADTWTNARQQLPFYYVIDPYNWNSEQLQGGKFFKDKIVLIGATAASKQDIQNSAMGRMAGVEIHANAIATLMQGKSMAGLFANPMQEGIFTLLFVGISGAILCRFKRPTTQILTAFIIAIAWFGIGYVSFIYTSTILPVAIPAIAISLNGIALLTTGSIAAQIDKLLLRRTLERYVAAPIVEEIINQPEGFRDLLEGHTLKAAVLFSDIRGFTTLSSRLPAKLLIQQLNTYLGGMVDAILEYQGTIDKFIGDAIMAEFGSPVSRGEKADAMNAINAALNMRLALMELRKVWQSENKIPFSNGIGINYGEVTVGNIGSSRRLEYAVIGDTVNVASRVEGMTKELETDIVITESLYEIVKDEIDVVDFGDHALKGRVGNVRLYGVIGLKGSDRQIYDQVHNDLKRHTAVIDILKKGQLPTRRE; encoded by the coding sequence ATGAAAGCCAATATCAAAAATAAATTCAAAGCATTATCAAGTCCCAAATTTATTGGCTATGCATTGATTGGCGCGATCGCAGCTTTGAGTGCGATCGCGACAGGCTTAGAGCTAAATGAAGTCCAAAGTCTCGAACGACAGACCCAATCAGCATTTTTTAACTGGCGTGGCCCGATTGCTCCACCTAAAGATATTGTGATTTTGGCGATCGATGATCTCTCTTTACGCCAAGGCGAATTTTATGATCCCAAAACCCGTCCATTTTTAGAGCCATTTCGCACAACCACATGGAAACGGGTAGTCTATGCCCAAGCACTCGAAAAACTGGTTAAAGCTGGCGCTAAAGTCGTTTCCTTCGATATTTTATTTGTGACTCCTGGAGATCATGGGGCTGCTGATGATGGTAAGTTCCAAGCCGCGATCGCTAAATATGGAGAGCGAGCAGTATTCGCTGCTAGCTATGAATTTACACAAATCGGTGAAGCGAATATTATGCAGCTTGCCTCGCCTGAAGGGATTTTTCAATTAAAGCCAAATACGCTAGGACTAATTAATTTTCGTCCTGAAGTTACTGATGGAATTCACCGTTTGGGCGTGCAGCCGCCAGCAGATAGTGGGTTACCGATTGTGCCAACTTTTGCCGCTTCAAGTCTGAATGTAGCGAAAATTAGCTATCCTAAACCCAAGGGCGATGGAATTTATTTCTTTGGTGGTGCGGATACATGGACAAATGCTCGACAACAGCTTCCCTTTTATTATGTGATCGATCCATACAATTGGAATAGTGAACAACTTCAAGGCGGCAAATTTTTTAAAGATAAAATCGTTCTAATTGGGGCAACGGCTGCATCAAAGCAAGATATTCAAAACTCAGCGATGGGGAGAATGGCAGGGGTAGAAATTCATGCCAATGCGATCGCTACGCTCATGCAGGGGAAAAGCATGGCTGGGCTATTTGCTAATCCAATGCAGGAGGGGATCTTTACGCTGTTGTTTGTCGGTATATCAGGTGCTATCCTCTGCCGATTCAAGCGCCCAACTACCCAGATATTAACGGCTTTTATCATTGCGATCGCATGGTTTGGGATTGGATATGTCAGCTTTATTTACACGAGTACGATTTTGCCTGTGGCAATTCCTGCGATCGCGATCAGCTTAAATGGAATAGCCCTTTTAACTACTGGCTCGATCGCTGCTCAAATTGATAAGCTCTTGCTGCGACGCACTCTAGAGCGTTATGTCGCAGCGCCAATTGTCGAAGAAATCATTAATCAGCCAGAAGGTTTTCGTGATTTATTAGAAGGTCACACACTCAAAGCAGCCGTTCTCTTCTCAGATATTCGTGGCTTTACGACCCTCTCTAGTCGCCTCCCTGCAAAATTACTAATCCAACAGCTCAATACTTATCTGGGCGGCATGGTGGATGCGATCTTGGAATACCAAGGCACAATTGATAAGTTTATCGGCGATGCAATTATGGCGGAATTTGGCTCACCTGTCTCGCGGGGGGAGAAAGCCGATGCGATGAATGCGATTAACGCGGCTCTAAATATGCGATTGGCATTAATGGAACTTCGTAAGGTCTGGCAGTCTGAAAATAAAATCCCATTTTCAAATGGAATTGGCATTAATTACGGAGAAGTAACTGTTGGCAATATTGGCTCCTCTCGCCGCCTCGAATATGCGGTAATTGGTGATACTGTGAACGTAGCAAGTCGTGTCGAAGGAATGACCAAGGAACTTGAGACAGATATTGTCATTACTGAATCACTTTACGAAATTGTCAAGGATGAAATTGATGTTGTTGATTTTGGCGATCATGCGCTCAAAGGTCGGGTTGGCAATGTAAGGCTCTATGGCGTGATTGGTTTGAAGGGTAGCGATCGCCAAATTTACGATCAAGTCCACAACGATCTCAAGCGACATACTGCGGTGATCGACATCCTCAAAAAAGGTCAGTTACCAACCCGCCGTGAGTAA
- a CDS encoding undecaprenyldiphospho-muramoylpentapeptide beta-N-acetylglucosaminyltransferase, producing MEDQPNLPSDHKKLAKKPRIVLTGGGTAGHVSPNLALTASLESDGWEIVYIGSNHGIEKQLVAETGIPYYGISSGKLRRYFSWQNFIDPFKVIKGIFDAYFAIAKIKPKVVFSKGGFVTVPVIFASWLQRIPVIIHESDFSSGLANRLSIPFATKVCVTFPETAKHLAKYAAKIKHTGLPIRPDILRGNIEKGREFCGFNADSPVLFVVGGSTGSAKINQAVRSVLDVLTQNYQVVHACGRGNLDSNLKGNQRYQQFEYLGTELADILAIADLVVSRSGANAVFEFLTLRKPNLLIPLSKLSSRGDQILNAKSFQARGYSAVLFEEDLTSESLLAAIADLNMRRDEYIENMNKSEDANAIAQIVSLIKEFRY from the coding sequence ATCGAAGATCAGCCGAACTTACCATCAGACCATAAAAAATTAGCCAAGAAACCCAGAATTGTACTTACGGGTGGCGGCACAGCGGGTCATGTTAGCCCCAATCTCGCTTTAACTGCAAGTCTTGAATCCGATGGCTGGGAGATTGTATATATTGGCTCTAACCATGGCATTGAGAAACAGTTAGTTGCCGAAACTGGAATTCCCTACTACGGTATTTCTTCTGGAAAACTGAGACGTTACTTTTCTTGGCAGAACTTCATTGATCCTTTTAAAGTAATTAAAGGCATATTTGATGCTTATTTTGCGATCGCCAAAATCAAGCCCAAAGTTGTTTTTTCTAAGGGTGGCTTTGTCACTGTTCCCGTTATTTTTGCTAGTTGGCTGCAACGGATTCCTGTAATTATCCATGAGTCAGACTTCTCTTCAGGTTTAGCCAATCGCCTATCAATTCCCTTTGCTACCAAAGTCTGTGTTACATTTCCTGAGACTGCAAAGCATTTAGCAAAATATGCTGCAAAGATTAAACATACAGGCTTACCCATTCGTCCCGATATTCTTCGAGGAAATATAGAGAAGGGAAGAGAATTTTGTGGGTTTAATGCCGATTCTCCAGTTCTATTTGTGGTTGGCGGCAGTACAGGCTCTGCGAAAATCAATCAAGCTGTCCGTTCAGTTTTGGATGTTCTTACGCAAAACTATCAAGTTGTTCATGCTTGTGGTCGAGGGAATCTAGATAGCAATCTCAAAGGAAATCAGCGCTATCAGCAATTTGAATATTTAGGAACAGAACTTGCGGATATTTTAGCGATCGCTGATTTAGTTGTGTCGCGTTCTGGAGCAAATGCCGTATTTGAATTTTTGACTTTGCGAAAACCGAATTTGCTTATTCCTCTATCCAAATTATCCAGCCGTGGCGATCAGATCCTCAATGCCAAGTCTTTTCAAGCTCGTGGCTATAGTGCCGTTCTGTTTGAAGAAGATTTGACCAGTGAAAGCTTATTAGCGGCGATCGCAGATCTTAATATGCGTCGTGACGAGTATATCGAGAATATGAATAAGAGCGAAGATGCTAATGCGATCGCGCAAATTGTCTCTTTGATTAAAGAATTCAGATATTAA
- a CDS encoding VanW family protein, with translation MNHIWQDFKRPIRNSLKYAKALAKGYPFHYANQQNPDHSDRYLHKWTEFSTPIPDRGTPEIRANRIWNLQLATQKLNCLYIPPQKIFSFSDRIGEPTKTNGFREAPVFVRGQVLTDVGGGLCLIATNIFNTLLYAGCEILERHCHSIDAYGESRFYELGQDAAVANGYKDLIVRNHSQIPLQLRFQVLEKENKVESSVWGNAPKPWQVRVESKIVQQIEAPDVQYLSGWIVKTSRYIKSELEQSSTWQRDYEAVSCYQPCIKS, from the coding sequence ATGAATCACATCTGGCAAGATTTCAAAAGACCAATTCGTAATAGTCTGAAATATGCAAAAGCTTTAGCTAAAGGATATCCATTCCATTATGCTAATCAGCAAAATCCCGATCATAGCGATCGCTACCTGCACAAATGGACTGAGTTTAGTACTCCGATCCCCGATCGTGGCACACCAGAAATTCGGGCTAATCGGATTTGGAACTTGCAACTTGCTACTCAAAAGCTGAACTGCCTGTACATCCCTCCACAAAAGATTTTTAGCTTTAGCGATCGCATAGGTGAACCGACTAAAACTAATGGGTTTCGGGAAGCTCCAGTATTTGTCCGTGGTCAGGTACTAACTGATGTGGGTGGAGGTTTATGTCTAATTGCTACTAATATTTTTAATACTTTACTTTATGCAGGATGCGAGATTTTAGAAAGGCATTGCCATAGTATCGATGCCTATGGAGAATCAAGATTTTATGAGTTAGGACAAGATGCGGCGGTAGCTAATGGATATAAGGATTTAATCGTTCGCAACCATAGTCAAATTCCTTTACAATTGCGCTTTCAAGTATTAGAAAAGGAAAACAAAGTTGAGTCTAGTGTTTGGGGTAATGCCCCAAAACCTTGGCAGGTAAGGGTGGAATCAAAAATAGTTCAGCAGATTGAAGCACCAGATGTTCAATATCTATCAGGTTGGATTGTCAAAACTTCACGCTATATCAAAAGCGAATTAGAGCAATCATCTACATGGCAACGTGATTATGAGGCGGTTAGCTGTTATCAGCCATGCATAAAGTCTTAA
- a CDS encoding pirin family protein, with protein MLTIRKSEERGHANHGWLDSYHTFSFAGYYDPQHMAFRSLRVINQDQIAGGKGFGTHPHRDMEIITYMLDGALEHKDSMGNGSVIRVGDVQRMSAGTGITHSEFNPSATESAHLLQIWIMPNQESVKPSYEQISFSREEKLNQLRLIASPDGRDRSVTIYQDAYIYASILEDGVEVTHTVKQNRYAWIQVARGSVLVGDRLLNTGDAISSDQIGDLKLTGKENSEILVFDLV; from the coding sequence ATGTTGACTATTCGTAAATCAGAAGAAAGAGGACATGCCAATCACGGATGGCTCGATAGTTATCACACTTTCTCCTTTGCTGGCTATTACGATCCGCAACATATGGCATTCCGTTCATTGCGAGTAATTAATCAAGATCAGATTGCTGGTGGCAAAGGATTTGGAACGCATCCCCATCGTGATATGGAAATTATTACTTACATGCTGGATGGCGCTTTAGAGCATAAGGACAGCATGGGAAATGGTTCAGTTATTCGTGTTGGTGATGTGCAGAGAATGAGTGCTGGGACTGGCATTACCCATAGTGAGTTTAATCCTTCGGCGACGGAATCCGCCCATTTATTACAAATATGGATTATGCCGAATCAAGAGAGCGTAAAGCCAAGTTATGAGCAAATCTCTTTCTCACGGGAGGAAAAGCTTAACCAATTGCGGTTGATCGCTTCACCCGATGGACGCGATCGCTCAGTCACAATTTATCAAGATGCCTATATTTATGCTTCTATTCTCGAAGATGGCGTAGAAGTTACTCATACAGTTAAGCAAAATCGCTATGCATGGATACAGGTAGCTAGAGGCTCTGTGTTAGTAGGCGATCGCTTGCTAAATACTGGTGATGCTATTTCTAGCGATCAAATTGGCGATTTGAAATTGACTGGTAAAGAAAACTCTGAAATCCTAGTTTTTGATTTGGTCTAA
- a CDS encoding CDGSH iron-sulfur domain-containing protein, which translates to MSEPKIVDKKPVVLELEPKTYYWCTCGESTNQPYCNGAHKGTEFTPLAFEVTETKKVALCLCKHTGNAPFCDGAHTKL; encoded by the coding sequence ATGAGTGAGCCTAAGATTGTTGACAAGAAGCCAGTTGTATTGGAGCTAGAACCCAAAACTTATTACTGGTGTACCTGTGGCGAATCCACAAACCAACCCTATTGTAACGGCGCACATAAAGGAACAGAATTTACACCTCTTGCCTTTGAAGTGACCGAAACCAAGAAAGTTGCGTTATGTCTATGTAAACACACAGGTAATGCGCCATTCTGTGACGGTGCACATACAAAACTCTAA
- a CDS encoding helix-turn-helix domain-containing protein: MEKYSDTFIINPLPDIDCSAAYQSDRLSCPVEATLEAIGGRWKVLILHELFNGTRRFGELHRSLHGITQKMLTQQLREMENDGLIHREVYTQVPPKVEYSLTPLGKTLQPVLDAMHFWGKRYLEQQ, encoded by the coding sequence ATGGAAAAATATTCTGATACTTTTATCATTAATCCCTTGCCTGATATAGATTGTAGCGCTGCTTACCAGAGTGATCGCCTTAGCTGTCCCGTCGAAGCTACCCTTGAAGCGATCGGCGGAAGGTGGAAAGTTTTAATTTTGCACGAACTGTTTAATGGCACGAGGCGCTTTGGAGAATTACATCGCAGTTTGCATGGCATCACTCAAAAAATGTTGACTCAACAATTGCGAGAAATGGAAAACGATGGGCTAATACATCGAGAAGTTTATACGCAAGTCCCACCAAAAGTAGAGTATTCTCTAACACCTTTGGGCAAAACCTTACAACCTGTATTGGATGCGATGCATTTTTGGGGCAAAAGATATTTAGAACAGCAATAA
- a CDS encoding DUF3352 domain-containing protein, whose translation MTETKPNLLPIIGGAAVVVAGGIGAYFFLNKPAILPTGSSTAGTLSVVPKQSLIAMSLSTDGEALSKIEQFLSPETKKIYDNAIAEARKGLSSSDFDYEKDVKPWIGKNVTIAILPSKKTASLTSRSSQAAIQNRYVPMSDTGSIQFVQDKVETEAKTVPNILIVAEVKDKAGAEKFLTEKIKAKSGGKEKQSDYKGVKITQYGEGSKVSATAMVGDYLIVTPQEQTTQKAIDTFKGEASLVSSASADDLKLQNPVAQIYIPNFGESIVELAALNPEAQTIPPQSLEQLKKVKSMNMGFGIDDAGIRFKATGKFDPAAIAALKNSPNKVISQIPAQAFMLTTGFNIKNSWEQFVKSAENTPEVKKGIDEVRTQLKTSPLAIDLDKDIFGWMDGEFAFTAVSGKPEGILAQSQGLAPLLMLQTTNRAAAESLFKKLDDFASKNGATVAKKDVGGVSVTEWSAAGAGAIISHGWSQQDTLFVTASPIVSLFVPKPTTAIDADPTFKSVVSTLPTNNVGYFYIDADRAWSIFQTFIPPAEKAKTPPETKALIESIRGLAGTAVYPNAETAEVEVILALKKGGK comes from the coding sequence ATGACTGAAACAAAACCAAATTTACTACCAATTATTGGTGGTGCGGCTGTAGTCGTTGCAGGGGGCATAGGTGCTTATTTCTTCCTCAATAAGCCAGCGATCCTACCTACAGGTAGTAGCACTGCGGGAACGTTGTCGGTTGTACCTAAACAGTCATTGATTGCAATGTCTTTATCAACTGATGGAGAGGCATTGTCAAAGATAGAACAGTTCTTGTCTCCAGAAACCAAAAAGATTTACGATAATGCGATCGCTGAAGCAAGGAAAGGGCTTTCTTCGAGTGACTTCGACTATGAAAAAGATGTAAAGCCTTGGATCGGTAAAAATGTGACCATCGCCATTTTGCCTTCTAAGAAGACTGCTAGCCTTACGTCTAGAAGCTCCCAAGCAGCAATCCAAAATCGCTATGTACCAATGAGCGATACTGGTTCAATTCAGTTTGTGCAAGATAAGGTTGAGACTGAAGCCAAGACTGTCCCAAATATTCTGATTGTGGCTGAGGTTAAAGACAAGGCTGGGGCTGAGAAGTTTTTGACTGAAAAGATCAAAGCTAAATCAGGTGGCAAAGAAAAGCAATCTGATTATAAAGGCGTAAAAATCACACAATATGGCGAAGGCTCAAAAGTCAGTGCAACTGCAATGGTTGGTGATTATTTGATTGTCACTCCTCAAGAACAGACTACTCAGAAAGCGATCGATACTTTTAAGGGTGAAGCTTCGTTAGTAAGTTCAGCAAGTGCCGACGATCTCAAGCTTCAAAATCCTGTTGCCCAAATTTATATTCCCAACTTTGGCGAATCGATCGTTGAGCTAGCAGCGCTAAATCCCGAAGCTCAGACAATTCCCCCACAATCGCTGGAGCAATTGAAAAAAGTTAAGTCCATGAATATGGGATTTGGCATTGATGACGCAGGCATTCGCTTTAAAGCAACTGGTAAGTTTGATCCTGCTGCTATTGCTGCTCTCAAGAACTCGCCCAATAAGGTTATCAGTCAAATTCCTGCCCAAGCATTTATGTTAACCACTGGGTTTAATATTAAGAATTCATGGGAGCAATTTGTCAAGTCAGCCGAAAATACACCTGAAGTCAAGAAGGGAATCGACGAAGTCAGAACCCAACTGAAGACTTCTCCCTTAGCGATCGATCTTGACAAAGATATCTTTGGCTGGATGGACGGCGAATTTGCTTTCACTGCTGTATCTGGAAAACCAGAAGGAATTTTGGCACAATCCCAAGGGCTTGCACCTCTATTAATGCTGCAAACCACAAACCGTGCTGCTGCTGAATCCTTGTTTAAGAAACTGGATGATTTTGCATCCAAGAATGGCGCAACAGTAGCCAAAAAAGATGTTGGTGGAGTATCAGTTACAGAATGGTCGGCAGCTGGAGCTGGAGCGATTATTTCGCATGGTTGGAGCCAACAAGACACTCTCTTCGTCACTGCATCGCCTATCGTGTCTCTCTTTGTACCAAAACCTACAACTGCGATCGATGCTGATCCTACCTTTAAGTCAGTGGTCAGTACTCTACCAACTAACAATGTTGGCTACTTCTATATTGATGCCGATCGCGCTTGGAGTATTTTTCAAACTTTCATTCCCCCTGCCGAGAAAGCAAAAACTCCTCCTGAGACAAAAGCTTTGATTGAATCTATCCGTGGATTAGCTGGAACTGCTGTTTATCCTAACGCAGAGACTGCTGAAGTCGAAGTAATCTTGGCGCTAAAGAAAGGTGGTAAGTAA
- a CDS encoding M48 family metallopeptidase — MATGSKSLINADLPAYTVRVSDRAKSVRLSLSVEAGLEVVIPVDYDHQKVPELVQKKRDWIVRNQLKLDQREAFFQSQAPHELPDSINLRSLGEEWQIEYRNSPTKSRAIAIQENKSELKLVVNGNIADVEACKFFLKQWLMQKAEKHLFSWLRKVSISAKLPYRTTAVRSQKTLWGSCSGSRNISLNYKLLFLEPNVVEYVLIHELCHTVHMNHSDKFWKLVSKFEPNYKILDKSLNQAWQVIPAWLNF; from the coding sequence ATGGCAACTGGTTCTAAGTCTTTAATTAATGCTGATTTACCAGCTTACACAGTACGTGTAAGCGATCGCGCAAAGTCTGTGCGCCTTTCACTTTCCGTAGAAGCTGGTTTAGAAGTAGTCATCCCTGTTGATTATGATCATCAAAAAGTTCCTGAGCTTGTCCAAAAAAAGCGCGATTGGATTGTTCGTAATCAGCTCAAACTCGATCAGCGTGAAGCTTTTTTTCAGTCACAGGCTCCCCATGAGTTACCTGACAGCATCAATCTGCGATCGCTAGGCGAAGAATGGCAAATCGAGTATCGCAACTCTCCTACGAAATCAAGAGCGATCGCGATCCAAGAAAATAAGTCTGAGCTAAAACTAGTGGTAAATGGCAATATTGCTGATGTCGAAGCTTGTAAATTTTTCCTGAAGCAATGGCTGATGCAAAAGGCGGAAAAGCATTTATTTAGCTGGTTACGCAAGGTCAGCATCAGCGCCAAGTTGCCCTATCGCACTACAGCAGTGCGTAGTCAAAAGACTTTATGGGGTAGTTGCTCTGGCAGCCGCAACATCAGCCTCAACTACAAACTACTATTCCTCGAACCCAATGTGGTCGAATATGTGCTGATTCATGAGCTTTGCCACACTGTTCACATGAATCACTCAGATAAATTTTGGAAGCTAGTCAGTAAATTTGAGCCAAATTACAAAATATTAGATAAATCTCTTAATCAGGCTTGGCAAGTTATCCCAGCATGGCTTAACTTTTAA